One Rosa chinensis cultivar Old Blush chromosome 5, RchiOBHm-V2, whole genome shotgun sequence genomic region harbors:
- the LOC112167802 gene encoding serine/arginine-rich splicing factor SR45a — MVTKNRTFTWPIWSYTRAKRSASPQTSVSPVKGRRSRSLSRSRRSRSRSPSVDATNPGNNLYVTGLSTRVTSADVEKFFNKEGKVLECHLVTDPRSRESRGFAFVTMETVEDAERCIKYLNRSVLEGRLVTMEKVWCVYFIEFTI, encoded by the exons ATGGTTACCAAAAACAGAACTTTCACTTGGCCTATATGGTCATACACGAGAGCAAAAAG GTCTGCTTCACCACAGACCTCTGTCTCACCTGTCAAAGGCCGCCGATCGAGATCATTGTCGAGGTCTAGAAGGAGTCGTTCTAG GAGCCCATCTGTGGATGCAACCAATCCTGGAAACAACTTGTATGTAACAGGCTTATCCACAAGGGTTACCTCTGCTGATGTTGAGAAATTCTTTAACAAAGAAGGCAAG GTGTTGGAGTGCCATCTTGTAACTGACCCTCGCTCCAGAGAATCTCGTGGATTTGCATTTGTCACAATGGAAACTGTAGAGGATGCAGAGCGATGCATTAAGTACTTGAATCGTTCTGTGCTTGAAGGTCGACTAGTCACTATGGAAAAG GTCTGGTGTGTGTACTTCATCGAATTCACAATCTAA
- the LOC121048915 gene encoding transcription initiation factor TFIID subunit 2-like, with amino-acid sequence MGLARTLLGEAASISVFDSISETSSLVVWLKVELCKLLVDKRSAELKPNDFHDIPKYFLEAIPHVVAMVRAADKKSPREAVEFVLQLLKVITFWVVIIPA; translated from the exons ATGGGTTTGGCTCGAACTCTACTAGGTGAAGCAGCTTCGATTTCAGTTTTCGACTCAATTTCGGAAACTtcaagcttg GTGGTGTGGTTGAAGGTTGAATTATGCAAGCTGCTGGTGGATAAAAGATCTGCTGAACTCAA GCCAAATGACTTCCATGATATTCCCAAATACTTTCTTGAG GCAATTCCACATGTTGTAGCTATGGTTAGAGCTGCTGACAAGAAAAGCCCAAGAGAGGCTGTTGAGTTTGTCCTACAACTGTTGAAGGTAATTACGTTTTGGGTAGTTATCATACCTGCATGA